In Saccharomonospora marina XMU15, one genomic interval encodes:
- a CDS encoding GroES family chaperonin gives MNRVSEPNTAGNAGPLQTDAKLEIQMLHDRVLVRLPQDDGERRSSGGIVIPATAQVARRLSWGNVLGVGNNVRNVKVGDRVLFNAEEQLEVEVQGTSYLVLRERDIHAVASERTEHGTGLYL, from the coding sequence ATGAATCGCGTGTCAGAACCCAACACCGCAGGCAACGCCGGTCCGCTGCAAACGGACGCGAAGCTCGAGATCCAGATGCTGCACGACCGGGTGCTCGTTCGCCTCCCGCAGGACGACGGCGAGCGGCGCAGCAGCGGCGGCATCGTGATTCCGGCGACCGCGCAGGTGGCGCGGCGCCTTTCGTGGGGCAACGTACTCGGCGTGGGAAACAACGTGCGCAACGTCAAGGTCGGCGACCGAGTGCTGTTCAACGCGGAGGAGCAGCTTGAGGTCGAGGTCCAGGGCACGTCCTACCTGGTGCTGCGCGAGCGCGACATCCACGCGGTCGCCAGCGAGCGAACGGAGCACGGCACGGGCCTGTACCTGTGA
- a CDS encoding NHL domain-containing thioredoxin family protein, with amino-acid sequence MTAPLGRSVAGVAFTRTVSALNTQSRVRAPELTGDRWLNTDGKGLELSSLRGRIVLLDFFTSGCINCLHVLDELRPIEDEFRDVLVTIGVHSPKFSHEGEQDAIRAAVERYGVRHPVLNDPDLTTWQQYAVKAWPTLVVVDPEGYVVHVAAGEGHAEALRRVINDLLGIHEAKGTLRRNGESGQPQAGDGPGDGASTTEQRPRATEQTEQAGQAGQAGQAEATEQAQQPGSGLRFPAKAVVTAEGRVLVADTAQHSVAEFASDAETLVRRFGSGVRGHADGAFDVAAFAEPSGLTLLPTEIAERVGYHLVVADTGNHLLRGVDLRTGAVTTVAGTGEQWRDGADAGTALDVALTSPWDVRWWEAAGGVVVAMAGNHTLSLFDPVERTVRRLAGTTVEGLRDGPAAEALLAQPSGLAARGDRLWLVDAETSALRWLQRDGDAGFTLHTAVGSDLFSFGHRDGRAGQALLQHPLGVAVLPDGAVAVADTYNGAVRRYDPASGEVSTIMTGLAEPSGFAGTDVGMLVVESAAHRLRLLEAAESDQVEGEELQVQRPATVLAPGELDFSVVFVPAPGEKLDERFGPATRLEVTASPPDLIADGAGSGTDLRRTITLAGKRGEGVLHVVAQAASCDEAAEHPVCRVTRQDWGVPVRLDPEGDDNLRLMLAGSPERSPA; translated from the coding sequence ATGACGGCCCCGCTGGGACGCAGCGTGGCAGGAGTCGCGTTCACTAGAACCGTGAGCGCACTCAATACACAATCGCGCGTACGTGCACCGGAGCTGACCGGTGACCGGTGGCTGAACACGGACGGTAAGGGCCTCGAGCTGTCGTCGCTGCGCGGCCGGATCGTGCTGCTCGACTTCTTCACCTCCGGCTGCATCAACTGCCTGCACGTGCTCGACGAGCTGCGTCCGATCGAGGACGAATTCCGCGATGTGCTCGTCACCATCGGGGTGCACTCGCCGAAGTTCTCCCACGAGGGTGAGCAGGACGCGATCCGCGCGGCCGTCGAGCGCTACGGCGTGCGGCATCCGGTGCTCAACGATCCGGACCTGACGACCTGGCAGCAGTACGCGGTCAAGGCGTGGCCGACGCTCGTCGTGGTTGACCCTGAGGGCTACGTCGTGCACGTCGCCGCTGGTGAGGGCCATGCCGAAGCGCTGCGCCGGGTTATCAACGACCTGCTCGGCATCCACGAGGCGAAGGGCACGCTGCGCCGGAATGGTGAGTCCGGGCAACCGCAGGCAGGCGACGGCCCCGGCGACGGCGCCTCGACCACCGAGCAGCGGCCACGGGCCACCGAGCAGACCGAGCAGGCCGGGCAGGCCGGGCAGGCCGGGCAGGCGGAGGCGACCGAGCAGGCTCAGCAGCCTGGCAGCGGGCTGCGCTTTCCTGCCAAGGCCGTCGTCACCGCCGAGGGCCGGGTGCTGGTGGCCGACACCGCCCAGCATTCGGTGGCTGAGTTCGCCTCGGACGCGGAGACCCTGGTGCGGCGCTTCGGCAGCGGAGTGCGTGGTCACGCCGACGGCGCGTTCGACGTTGCGGCCTTCGCCGAGCCTTCGGGGCTGACGTTGCTGCCGACCGAGATCGCCGAGCGGGTGGGCTACCACCTAGTGGTGGCTGATACCGGCAATCACCTGCTGCGCGGGGTAGACCTGCGCACCGGCGCCGTCACCACGGTGGCGGGCACAGGTGAGCAGTGGCGCGACGGTGCGGACGCCGGGACAGCGCTTGACGTCGCGCTCACCAGCCCATGGGACGTCCGGTGGTGGGAAGCGGCAGGCGGTGTCGTGGTGGCCATGGCGGGCAACCACACGCTGAGCCTGTTCGACCCCGTCGAGCGCACCGTGCGCCGCCTGGCGGGAACGACGGTGGAGGGGCTTCGGGACGGCCCGGCCGCCGAGGCACTGCTCGCGCAGCCGTCCGGGCTGGCTGCGCGCGGTGACCGGCTCTGGCTGGTCGACGCGGAGACCTCGGCGCTGCGGTGGCTGCAGCGGGACGGCGACGCCGGCTTCACCCTGCACACCGCCGTGGGAAGCGACCTGTTCTCCTTCGGGCACCGGGACGGGCGCGCCGGGCAGGCGCTGTTGCAGCATCCGCTCGGCGTGGCGGTGTTGCCGGACGGCGCGGTGGCGGTGGCCGACACCTACAACGGAGCCGTGCGCCGGTACGACCCCGCCAGCGGCGAGGTCTCCACGATCATGACGGGCCTGGCCGAACCGTCAGGGTTCGCAGGCACCGACGTCGGCATGCTCGTGGTCGAGTCGGCCGCACACCGGCTGCGCCTGCTAGAGGCGGCCGAGTCGGACCAGGTGGAAGGTGAGGAACTCCAGGTGCAGCGGCCCGCTACCGTGCTGGCACCGGGTGAACTGGACTTCTCCGTCGTCTTTGTGCCCGCGCCGGGCGAGAAGCTGGACGAGCGATTCGGACCTGCCACGCGTCTCGAGGTCACCGCGTCGCCTCCCGACCTGATCGCCGACGGCGCAGGCAGCGGCACCGATCTCAGGCGCACCATCACGCTTGCCGGCAAGCGGGGGGAAGGTGTGCTCCACGTGGTGGCGCAGGCGGCCAGCTGTGACGAGGCAGCCGAACACCCGGTGTGCCGGGTCACCAGGCAGGACTGGGGAGTGCCGGTGCGGCTCGATCCGGAAGGTGACGACAACCTGCGGCTGATGCTGGCAGGTTCGCCCGAGCGATCGCCCGCGTAG
- a CDS encoding SRPBCC family protein → MPVESTAPDATGQIEIQAPAEKVYELLSDPGVLAELAGEYSGYKWLGQVRSARRGARFRGYNRNGPRRWSTVATITDAEEGKRFAFDVSAGPLAVSRWQYDIEPTENGCRVTESTWDRRAGWVRTLTGPISGVRDRASVNERNIAATLRGLKERVES, encoded by the coding sequence ATGCCAGTCGAAAGCACCGCCCCCGACGCCACCGGCCAGATCGAGATCCAAGCACCGGCCGAGAAGGTTTACGAACTACTCAGCGACCCGGGTGTCCTCGCCGAACTCGCGGGCGAGTACTCCGGCTACAAGTGGCTCGGCCAGGTGCGGAGTGCGCGACGGGGTGCTCGGTTCCGTGGCTACAACCGCAACGGACCGCGCAGGTGGAGCACTGTCGCCACCATCACCGACGCCGAGGAGGGCAAGCGGTTCGCCTTCGACGTCTCGGCGGGTCCGCTCGCCGTTTCCCGGTGGCAGTACGACATCGAGCCCACCGAGAACGGTTGCCGGGTCACCGAGAGCACCTGGGACCGCAGGGCGGGCTGGGTACGCACGCTCACCGGCCCGATCAGTGGCGTGCGGGACCGGGCTTCGGTCAACGAACGCAACATCGCCGCGACGCTGCGTGGGCTCAAGGAACGCGTCGAGTCGTAA
- a CDS encoding DUF4097 family beta strand repeat-containing protein: MPTFRRPVRDWGSGDEPPSEVDDGQQRPPFDPFAPDPDRGYEVKAADLLRPFLEPGSGGLLRWRKQATNAPIVQVEDAYITGKLDLRAAELGYLFRFERCRFEQPPDVREANLLGLVFRKCWLPGLKARNFRSRNDVRLIRSVVEVDSGRPDSETTVRRAEDVERGLPDAAVNLTDAVVEGSVVLTRSRIVHPRGKAVQADRLVITGALLAYRLEAIGEVRIPGLRSGGNVNFSGATLRNKDGFALNGNGLQVGGSLLCEVDNYGPRSGRRRFSAKGMLFMPSLKVAGDIVFRGAKLEVDQTGDIVVDAWKTGDWYVDPRPALIADRMQVEGNVELSDQLEVTGTLRMVNAHLGGSLRLAGAGVRVLRGKTPPYHDRAIHLDGSEVNGDIDGSGLRTEGQFRLADVTVRGNLFIRGGKFAHPQRDAISARRSSVSGNLMLTDCEIAGTVRLQGMTVGGSINLRGSAASQPEIAEPGSWSVDLRSVQVARSVQLTANRDRPFVVTGGVTLDGASVSRRIDLTGAQLHSLPQHQVALDAGDCVVDEFALRPAIPPQGSVQLRGARCATLNDTVELWHATGGVELEDFRYDALGSPIGLHDDRAVDERLRLLRDAIRGYRPGPYDQFATMLRACGNEEHADTVLLKKQQFRYESLARGYRFLGGGVRLWSWLQRWMVGYGYRPVRALAWLFLLLVAGSLWFGLGEDDCTLDTERFAVAGDRCAVNTDDTGLEWNPVLYTVDLLVPIADFGNKGRWYMGGVDKWVSTGFTAMGWVLATTVAAGMTRTLRRNGS, from the coding sequence GTGCCTACGTTTCGCCGACCTGTTCGCGACTGGGGCAGCGGCGACGAGCCGCCATCGGAGGTTGACGACGGGCAGCAGCGCCCTCCGTTCGATCCGTTCGCGCCCGATCCCGACCGCGGCTACGAGGTCAAGGCCGCCGATCTGCTGCGCCCGTTCCTCGAACCCGGCAGCGGTGGCCTGTTGCGCTGGCGCAAGCAGGCGACCAACGCGCCGATCGTGCAGGTGGAGGACGCCTACATCACCGGCAAGCTCGATCTGCGTGCCGCCGAGCTGGGCTACCTGTTCCGGTTCGAACGGTGCCGGTTCGAGCAGCCGCCGGATGTGCGAGAGGCCAACCTGCTCGGCCTCGTCTTCCGCAAGTGCTGGCTTCCCGGCCTCAAGGCCCGCAACTTTCGCAGCCGCAACGACGTCCGGTTGATCCGCAGCGTCGTCGAGGTGGACTCGGGACGCCCGGACAGCGAGACCACCGTGCGTAGGGCGGAGGATGTCGAGCGCGGGCTTCCGGACGCGGCGGTGAACCTCACCGACGCCGTCGTCGAGGGGTCGGTTGTCCTCACCAGGAGCCGGATCGTGCATCCGAGAGGGAAGGCGGTGCAGGCCGACCGCCTGGTGATCACCGGGGCGCTGCTGGCCTACCGGCTGGAGGCCATCGGTGAGGTGCGCATCCCCGGGTTGCGGTCGGGCGGCAACGTCAACTTCTCCGGCGCGACGCTGCGCAACAAGGACGGCTTCGCGCTCAACGGCAACGGGCTGCAGGTCGGCGGCAGCCTGCTGTGCGAGGTGGACAACTACGGCCCACGTTCCGGCCGCAGGCGGTTCAGCGCCAAGGGAATGCTGTTCATGCCGAGCCTCAAGGTCGCGGGCGACATCGTGTTCCGTGGCGCCAAGCTGGAAGTCGACCAGACCGGCGACATCGTGGTGGACGCGTGGAAGACCGGCGACTGGTATGTCGATCCGCGCCCGGCTCTCATCGCCGACCGGATGCAGGTGGAGGGCAACGTCGAGCTGAGCGACCAGCTCGAGGTGACCGGCACGTTGCGGATGGTCAACGCCCACCTCGGCGGCTCGTTGCGGCTGGCGGGTGCGGGCGTTCGGGTGCTCCGCGGCAAGACACCGCCCTATCACGATCGCGCGATCCATCTCGACGGCAGTGAGGTCAACGGCGACATCGACGGCAGCGGGCTGCGTACCGAGGGCCAGTTCCGCCTCGCCGACGTAACCGTTCGCGGCAACCTGTTCATCAGGGGAGGCAAGTTCGCGCACCCGCAGCGAGACGCGATCTCCGCACGCCGCAGCAGCGTTTCGGGCAATCTGATGCTCACCGACTGCGAGATCGCCGGGACGGTGCGACTGCAGGGCATGACCGTCGGCGGGAGCATCAACCTACGTGGCTCGGCCGCGTCGCAACCGGAGATCGCCGAGCCCGGTAGCTGGTCGGTGGACCTGCGCTCGGTGCAGGTGGCCAGAAGCGTGCAGCTGACCGCCAACCGCGACCGGCCGTTCGTGGTGACAGGCGGCGTGACGCTGGACGGCGCCTCGGTGAGCAGGCGCATCGACCTGACCGGTGCGCAACTGCACAGCCTGCCGCAGCATCAGGTCGCGCTGGACGCGGGCGACTGCGTCGTCGACGAGTTCGCGCTACGGCCCGCCATCCCGCCGCAGGGCAGCGTGCAACTGCGGGGCGCGCGGTGTGCGACGTTGAACGACACCGTCGAGTTGTGGCACGCCACCGGCGGCGTCGAACTGGAGGACTTCCGCTACGACGCGCTCGGTAGCCCCATCGGGCTGCACGACGACCGCGCTGTTGACGAGCGGTTGAGACTGTTGCGCGACGCCATCCGCGGTTACCGGCCAGGACCATACGACCAGTTCGCCACGATGCTGCGTGCTTGCGGAAACGAGGAGCACGCCGACACCGTGCTGCTGAAGAAGCAGCAGTTTCGCTACGAGTCACTTGCGCGTGGCTACCGCTTCCTCGGCGGCGGGGTGCGGCTGTGGAGTTGGCTGCAACGCTGGATGGTCGGCTACGGCTACCGCCCGGTGCGGGCGCTGGCGTGGCTGTTCCTGCTGCTGGTGGCGGGAAGCCTGTGGTTCGGGCTGGGCGAGGACGACTGCACGCTCGACACCGAACGGTTCGCGGTGGCGGGTGACCGCTGTGCCGTGAACACCGATGACACCGGGCTGGAGTGGAACCCCGTGCTGTACACGGTGGACCTGCTCGTGCCGATCGCGGACTTCGGTAACAAGGGCCGCTGGTACATGGGCGGTGTGGACAAATGGGTGTCGACCGGGTTCACCGCCATGGGTTGGGTACTGGCGACCACCGTCGCAGCGGGTATGACGAGAACCTTGCGACGCAACGGTAGTTAA
- a CDS encoding amino acid ABC transporter ATP-binding protein, whose product MSDVIVEVRDLHKSFGALRVLKGIDMSVRKGEVVCVIGPSGSGKSTLLRCVNLLEEPNSGTVVVNGYELTDPDIDIDRARRGIGMVFQGFNLFGHLSVLENLTVAQRKVLKRDRAEADRIARENLAKVGLAEKERSMPAQLSGGQQQRVAIARALSMDPAVMLFDEPTSALDPELVGDVLAVMRQLAEEGMTMLVVTHEMQFAREVADKVLFMDDGIVVEQGPPAQVIGEPRQERTRSFLARVLNPVHVNE is encoded by the coding sequence ATGAGCGACGTGATCGTCGAGGTCCGCGACCTGCACAAGTCCTTCGGTGCGCTGCGGGTGCTCAAGGGCATCGACATGAGCGTGCGCAAAGGTGAGGTCGTGTGCGTCATCGGGCCGTCGGGGTCGGGAAAGTCGACCCTGCTGCGGTGCGTGAATCTGCTGGAGGAACCCAACTCCGGCACGGTTGTCGTGAATGGTTACGAGCTGACCGATCCCGACATCGACATCGACAGGGCCCGGCGGGGCATCGGCATGGTCTTCCAGGGTTTCAACCTCTTCGGGCACCTTTCGGTGTTGGAGAACCTGACGGTGGCCCAGCGCAAGGTGCTGAAGCGGGACAGGGCCGAAGCCGACCGCATCGCGCGGGAGAACCTGGCCAAGGTCGGGCTGGCGGAGAAGGAGCGCTCGATGCCCGCGCAGCTCTCCGGCGGGCAGCAGCAACGGGTGGCGATCGCGCGGGCGCTTTCCATGGATCCGGCCGTGATGCTGTTCGACGAACCGACCTCCGCACTCGACCCCGAACTGGTCGGCGACGTGCTCGCCGTGATGCGCCAGTTGGCCGAGGAAGGTATGACCATGCTCGTGGTGACCCACGAGATGCAGTTCGCCCGCGAGGTGGCCGACAAGGTGCTGTTCATGGACGACGGCATCGTCGTGGAGCAGGGGCCTCCCGCGCAGGTGATCGGTGAGCCGAGGCAGGAACGCACCAGGTCCTTCCTCGCCAGGGTGCTCAATCCGGTCCACGTGAACGAGTAG
- a CDS encoding amino acid ABC transporter permease produces MAMSRRKRAQTFRAVQYGVLVVAVVLLAVLADWGTITHAFFNLEAAATQLPEIFTNALVNTIIYTALGFALGLGIGLVLALMKLSSVGPYRWLATGYIEFFRGIPALLVFIALGYGVPLAFGIRFDIYSTAAIALGLVGSAYIAETLRAGIQAVPSGQVEAARSLGMSQARTTMTVVIPQAFRIILPPLTNELILLTKDSSLIYLLGLARDEYELAKFGREGLNATGSLTPILLAGLCYLIITVPLGYLSRYLERGSGRKEEQGLKVTA; encoded by the coding sequence ATGGCGATGTCGCGGCGCAAGCGCGCCCAGACCTTCCGCGCCGTCCAGTACGGCGTCCTCGTCGTGGCGGTGGTGCTGCTGGCGGTGCTGGCCGACTGGGGCACCATCACCCACGCGTTCTTCAATCTCGAGGCGGCTGCCACCCAGCTTCCGGAGATCTTCACCAACGCACTGGTCAACACCATCATCTACACCGCACTCGGCTTCGCGCTGGGGCTGGGCATCGGGCTCGTACTGGCGCTGATGAAGCTGTCGTCGGTGGGACCGTACCGGTGGCTGGCCACCGGCTACATCGAGTTCTTCAGGGGTATCCCGGCGCTGCTGGTGTTCATCGCGCTCGGTTACGGAGTTCCGCTCGCCTTCGGCATCCGCTTCGACATCTACTCCACCGCGGCGATCGCGCTCGGCCTCGTGGGCTCCGCCTACATCGCCGAGACGCTGCGCGCGGGGATCCAGGCCGTCCCGTCAGGGCAGGTGGAGGCGGCACGCTCGCTCGGCATGTCGCAGGCACGCACCACCATGACAGTGGTGATCCCACAGGCGTTCCGGATCATCCTTCCGCCACTGACCAACGAGCTCATCCTGCTCACCAAGGACTCGTCGCTGATCTACCTGCTCGGCCTCGCTCGCGACGAGTACGAGCTGGCGAAGTTCGGCAGGGAAGGGCTCAACGCCACCGGATCGCTGACCCCGATCCTGCTCGCCGGGTTGTGCTACCTGATCATCACGGTCCCGCTCGGCTACCTGTCGCGCTACCTGGAACGTGGCAGCGGCCGCAAGGAGGAACAAGGGTTGAAGGTGACGGCGTGA
- a CDS encoding basic amino acid ABC transporter substrate-binding protein, which yields MARRLSLRALVLLPAFALAVTAAGCAEEVNPGQDTEAGGEISLINEGKLTTCTHLPYPPFQFTENGKTVGFDVDLVDLVAKDLGVEQEIFDTSFEGIESGASFDTGQCDVAAAAMTITETRQKVMDFSDGYFDANQALLVKKGSGITGLEQLKGKVLGVQLGTTGEKYAEDNKDKFGYDIRQYEDLALLQTAVKTGQIDAGINDNSVLYYFVKDNPDTEVTTEFETGEEYGIAVRKGNRALLAKVNDVLAAAKQDGRYDAIYEKWFGTKPQSK from the coding sequence GTGGCGCGTCGACTCAGCCTGAGGGCGCTCGTCCTGCTCCCCGCCTTCGCACTCGCCGTCACCGCGGCTGGTTGTGCGGAGGAGGTGAACCCCGGCCAGGACACCGAGGCAGGGGGCGAGATCTCGTTGATCAATGAGGGCAAGCTGACCACCTGCACCCACTTGCCCTACCCGCCGTTCCAGTTCACCGAGAACGGCAAGACCGTCGGCTTCGACGTCGACCTCGTCGACCTGGTGGCGAAGGACCTCGGTGTCGAACAGGAAATCTTCGACACCTCCTTCGAGGGAATCGAGTCGGGGGCTTCGTTCGACACCGGCCAGTGCGACGTCGCCGCTGCCGCGATGACGATCACGGAAACGCGGCAGAAGGTGATGGACTTCTCCGACGGCTACTTCGACGCCAACCAGGCGCTGCTGGTCAAGAAGGGCTCCGGCATCACCGGGCTCGAACAGCTGAAGGGCAAAGTGCTCGGCGTCCAACTCGGCACCACCGGTGAGAAGTACGCCGAGGACAACAAGGACAAGTTCGGCTACGACATCCGCCAGTACGAGGACCTCGCGTTGCTGCAGACCGCGGTGAAGACCGGCCAGATCGACGCGGGAATCAACGACAACTCGGTGCTCTACTACTTCGTCAAGGACAACCCCGACACCGAGGTGACCACGGAGTTCGAAACCGGCGAGGAATACGGCATCGCGGTGCGCAAGGGCAATCGCGCGCTGCTGGCCAAGGTCAACGACGTGCTGGCGGCCGCGAAGCAGGACGGCCGCTACGACGCGATCTACGAGAAGTGGTTCGGCACCAAGCCGCAGAGCAAGTAG
- a CDS encoding M20/M25/M40 family metallo-hydrolase gives MGLVEQRTVADTVSDLWEREVLPSLSGLVEIPALSPAFDRDWQRSGQLDAAVAHVRSWLVDRGFPGATVEVVRLPGRSPVLLLDVPATPGREDAGTVLLYGHLDKQPPVGGWSEGLAPWTPVVRDGRLYGRGSADDGYSGYAAAVALQAVRDAGGEHARAVVLLETGEESGSPDLPAYLERLADRLGRVSLVVCLDSGGNDYERLWLTTSLRGLAQVHVTVRVLDSAQHSGLASGVVPSSFRVLRALLDRIEDAETGELKLAECHVEIPANRVAQAKATVETAPGATAGAFPLHNETRPVTDDEVELVLNNSWRPTLSVIGASGLPEPAEAGNVLRRATTLALSFRLPPTADSAAALSAIEKALTTDVPYGATVELGGVECADGWNAPEPAPWLEAALQRCSDEVFGKPWRGIGLGGSIPFMALLGEKYPDAQFVVTGALGPDSNAHVPDEWLHLDQARRVTEAVAMLLDAHAKG, from the coding sequence ATGGGGCTTGTGGAACAGCGAACCGTAGCCGACACCGTCAGTGACCTGTGGGAACGCGAAGTCCTGCCCAGCCTGTCCGGCCTTGTGGAGATCCCGGCGCTCTCGCCCGCCTTCGACCGCGACTGGCAGCGGTCGGGCCAGCTCGACGCGGCGGTAGCGCACGTCCGGTCGTGGCTGGTGGATCGCGGCTTCCCCGGAGCCACCGTCGAGGTGGTGCGGCTGCCCGGCCGCAGCCCGGTGTTGCTGCTCGACGTGCCGGCGACACCGGGTCGCGAGGACGCGGGCACGGTGCTGCTCTACGGGCATCTGGACAAACAACCACCTGTCGGCGGGTGGTCGGAGGGTCTGGCGCCGTGGACCCCGGTCGTACGCGACGGTCGGCTCTACGGCAGGGGCTCCGCCGACGACGGGTACTCCGGCTACGCGGCCGCGGTGGCGTTGCAGGCGGTGCGGGACGCGGGTGGCGAGCACGCGCGGGCCGTCGTGTTGCTGGAGACCGGCGAGGAGTCCGGAAGCCCTGACCTGCCCGCTTACCTGGAGCGGTTGGCCGACCGGCTCGGCCGGGTCTCGCTCGTGGTGTGCCTGGATTCCGGCGGCAACGACTACGAGCGGCTGTGGCTCACCACCAGCCTGCGCGGTCTCGCGCAGGTTCACGTCACCGTGCGGGTGCTCGACTCCGCGCAGCACTCCGGCCTCGCCAGCGGTGTCGTGCCGAGTTCCTTCCGGGTACTGCGTGCCCTGCTCGACCGCATCGAGGACGCCGAGACCGGTGAGCTCAAGCTCGCCGAGTGTCACGTCGAGATCCCTGCCAACCGTGTCGCGCAGGCCAAGGCCACCGTCGAGACGGCGCCCGGCGCGACGGCGGGCGCGTTCCCGCTGCACAACGAGACCCGGCCGGTGACCGACGACGAGGTCGAACTCGTGCTGAACAACAGCTGGCGGCCGACGCTGTCGGTGATCGGTGCCTCCGGCCTGCCCGAACCCGCCGAAGCAGGCAACGTGTTGCGCCGCGCCACCACGCTCGCCCTCAGCTTCCGGCTGCCGCCGACGGCGGACTCGGCTGCCGCGCTGTCGGCGATCGAAAAGGCGCTGACCACCGACGTGCCCTACGGCGCCACCGTCGAGCTGGGCGGCGTGGAGTGCGCGGACGGCTGGAACGCGCCGGAGCCCGCGCCGTGGCTGGAGGCGGCACTGCAGCGCTGTAGTGACGAGGTGTTCGGCAAGCCGTGGCGTGGCATCGGGCTGGGCGGGTCGATCCCGTTCATGGCGCTGCTCGGTGAGAAGTACCCCGACGCCCAGTTCGTGGTCACCGGGGCGCTCGGGCCGGACTCGAACGCCCACGTACCCGACGAGTGGTTGCACCTCGACCAGGCGCGGCGGGTCACCGAAGCGGTCGCGATGCTGCTCGACGCCCACGCCAAGGGCTGA
- a CDS encoding ABC transporter ATP-binding protein, giving the protein MLSIHNLEVVYDDVVLVLRGVSMEVPQGGIVALLGANGAGKTTLLRAVTGLLGPHRGRITKGAVSLDGADITGADPADVVRKGISQVMEGRRIFAEITVDENLRSGAYTRRSRGEIRESYTRVLDLFPVLARRRKSVAGYLSGGEQQMLAIGRALMARPKLLLLDEPSLGLAPKLVEQVRDIVVQINQQGTSVLLVEQNAVMALSIASSGYVLETGKVVKDGPADQLLADEDIREFYLGATSGERRSFADVKTYRRKKRWSA; this is encoded by the coding sequence ATGCTGTCTATCCACAACCTCGAAGTCGTCTACGACGACGTTGTACTGGTCCTCCGGGGCGTCAGCATGGAGGTGCCCCAAGGGGGCATCGTCGCGCTACTCGGCGCGAACGGTGCGGGAAAGACCACCCTGCTGCGGGCCGTGACCGGCCTGCTCGGTCCACACCGAGGCCGGATCACCAAAGGCGCCGTCAGCCTGGACGGAGCTGACATCACCGGTGCCGACCCTGCGGACGTGGTGCGCAAGGGCATCTCGCAGGTGATGGAGGGCAGGCGGATCTTCGCCGAGATCACCGTCGACGAGAACCTGCGCTCGGGGGCCTACACCCGGCGCTCACGCGGCGAGATCCGGGAGTCCTACACCCGCGTGCTCGACCTGTTCCCGGTACTGGCGCGCAGGCGCAAGTCCGTGGCGGGCTACCTGTCCGGCGGCGAGCAACAGATGCTCGCCATCGGCAGGGCGCTGATGGCGCGACCGAAACTGTTGTTGCTCGACGAACCCTCACTGGGACTCGCACCGAAACTGGTCGAGCAGGTCCGCGACATCGTGGTCCAGATCAATCAGCAGGGCACCAGCGTGTTGCTGGTGGAGCAGAACGCGGTGATGGCGCTGTCGATCGCGAGCAGCGGCTACGTGCTGGAAACCGGCAAGGTCGTCAAGGACGGCCCCGCCGATCAACTGCTTGCCGACGAAGACATCCGCGAGTTCTACCTCGGTGCGACCTCCGGCGAACGCCGCTCGTTCGCCGACGTCAAGACCTACCGGAGGAAGAAGCGATGGAGCGCGTGA
- a CDS encoding ABC transporter ATP-binding protein — protein MERVSELASPPSNEPEPLLRVRDLTLRFGGVTALNGVDFEVRRGELFAIIGPNGAGKTSIFNCLNSVYRPQQGTITLNGKSLLGRPPAAVAALGVARTFQNLGLFSHLTLVENLMLGRHHLMRTGFFSGMLWWGRAKREEIAHRAAVERIVELLELEPYRRMPAGLLPYGVAKRAELGRALAMEPTLLLLDEPVAGMNLEETEDTARYLLEVRRELGLAMILVEHDMSLVMDLADRVMALDFGVVIATGAPSEIQGDPKVIEAYLGGAA, from the coding sequence ATGGAGCGCGTGAGCGAGCTTGCGAGCCCACCGTCGAACGAGCCTGAACCGTTGCTGCGCGTGCGGGACCTGACCTTGCGCTTCGGCGGCGTCACCGCACTCAACGGCGTCGACTTCGAGGTGCGGCGGGGCGAACTGTTCGCGATCATCGGTCCCAACGGGGCGGGAAAGACCTCCATCTTCAACTGCCTCAACAGCGTGTACCGGCCGCAGCAGGGCACGATCACGCTCAACGGCAAGTCGCTGCTCGGCCGCCCACCCGCGGCGGTGGCCGCCCTCGGAGTGGCGCGCACGTTCCAAAACCTCGGGCTGTTCTCCCATCTCACTCTCGTCGAGAACCTGATGCTCGGCAGGCACCACCTCATGCGCACCGGGTTCTTCTCCGGGATGTTGTGGTGGGGCAGGGCGAAGCGGGAGGAGATCGCACACCGCGCGGCGGTGGAACGGATCGTCGAACTGCTCGAGTTGGAGCCGTACCGGCGGATGCCCGCCGGGCTGCTGCCCTACGGCGTGGCCAAGCGCGCCGAACTGGGCCGCGCACTGGCGATGGAGCCGACACTGCTGCTGCTGGACGAACCGGTGGCGGGCATGAACCTGGAGGAGACCGAGGACACCGCGCGCTACCTGCTCGAGGTCCGCAGGGAACTGGGCCTGGCGATGATCCTGGTGGAACACGACATGAGCCTTGTCATGGACCTCGCCGACCGGGTGATGGCGCTCGACTTCGGCGTCGTGATCGCGACCGGCGCACCGAGCGAGATCCAGGGCGATCCCAAGGTGATCGAGGCGTATCTGGGAGGTGCCGCGTGA